A region from the Nitrospirota bacterium genome encodes:
- a CDS encoding 1,4-dihydroxy-6-naphthoate synthase: MKSLSLGYSPCPNDTFIFYALVYGKIDTKNLKFNETLLDVETLNRKALQAEPDLTKISYHAFGHVRRNYCLLRAGGALGRGCGPLVVAKNECAMEELRGKKIAIPGRLTTANLLLQLFDSYFNLHPSTFVEMSFNKIIDAVVNKDVDAGLIIHESRFTYPSYGLKKIMDLGEWWESETGLPIPLGGIIAKRSLGGGLHKKISKLIRASVEYALANRPETLDYIKKHSQELSDDVINQHINLYVNDYTLDIGIEGEKAVNELLKRAEEAGIVPKAKEGVW, translated from the coding sequence ATGAAATCCCTGTCACTCGGTTATTCGCCTTGTCCTAACGATACCTTTATTTTCTACGCGCTTGTTTATGGGAAGATAGATACAAAAAATCTGAAATTCAATGAAACACTGCTTGATGTTGAAACCCTGAACCGGAAGGCGCTTCAGGCAGAACCGGATTTGACAAAAATTTCCTATCATGCATTCGGACATGTGCGAAGAAATTACTGTCTGCTCAGAGCAGGCGGGGCGCTCGGCAGAGGGTGTGGCCCGCTTGTAGTTGCCAAAAATGAATGTGCAATGGAAGAATTGCGGGGCAAAAAAATCGCCATTCCGGGAAGATTGACCACTGCAAATCTGCTCCTGCAGCTTTTTGATTCATACTTCAACCTTCATCCTTCAACCTTTGTTGAAATGTCGTTTAATAAAATCATTGACGCAGTTGTAAATAAAGATGTTGACGCAGGATTAATAATTCATGAGAGCCGGTTCACATACCCCTCGTACGGCTTAAAGAAAATCATGGACCTCGGTGAATGGTGGGAAAGTGAAACCGGACTTCCGATTCCCCTCGGAGGCATTATCGCAAAGCGGTCTCTCGGCGGGGGCTTGCATAAGAAAATCAGTAAACTCATACGTGCAAGCGTTGAATATGCACTTGCCAACCGCCCGGAGACTCTTGATTACATTAAAAAACATTCGCAGGAGTTATCAGATGATGTTATTAATCAGCACATAAATCTCTATGTAAATGACTATACGCTTGATATTGGTATAGAGGGAGAAAAGGCGGTAAATGAACTTTTAAAAAGAGCAGAAGAGGCGGGGATTGTGCCAAAAGCCAAAGAGGGGGTATGGTGA
- a CDS encoding radical SAM protein, whose product MLKVNEIFKSIQGESTYAGLPCTFIRLAGCNLRCTYCDTNYAYYHGRELSDKEIISKIEEYGVKCIEFTGGEPLLQEETPPLIKNLLDKGYNVLIETNGSICVGCLDKRITIIMDLKTPKSGMSERMKFKNLDFLKATDEIKFVIMDESDYQWAKDIITKHNLSNKFEHILMAPAYGVMQPKALALWILRDNLPVRLQLQIHKYIWAPHEIEGV is encoded by the coding sequence ATGCTTAAGGTAAATGAAATCTTCAAAAGCATTCAGGGAGAATCAACATATGCAGGACTCCCCTGCACATTCATAAGGCTTGCAGGGTGCAATTTACGGTGCACTTACTGCGATACAAACTATGCGTATTATCACGGCAGGGAGCTCTCCGATAAGGAAATAATTTCAAAAATTGAAGAGTACGGCGTTAAATGCATTGAATTTACAGGAGGGGAGCCTTTGCTTCAGGAAGAGACCCCCCCGCTGATAAAAAACCTTCTTGATAAAGGCTACAATGTCCTCATTGAGACAAACGGCTCCATCTGCGTAGGATGCCTTGACAAGAGGATAACAATAATAATGGATTTAAAAACGCCCAAAAGCGGCATGAGCGAGCGGATGAAATTTAAGAATCTGGATTTTTTAAAGGCCACTGATGAAATAAAATTTGTAATCATGGACGAATCAGACTATCAATGGGCAAAGGACATAATCACAAAACATAATCTATCAAATAAATTTGAACACATCCTCATGGCGCCTGCGTATGGAGTCATGCAGCCTAAGGCGCTTGCCCTGTGGATTTTGCGCGACAACCTGCCTGTCAGACTGCAGTTGCAGATTCATAAATACATCTGGGCGCCCCACGAAATTGAAGGTGTCTGA
- a CDS encoding sensor domain-containing diguanylate cyclase gives MKLKQRLNLISFFITAALFTAICASYQLITAASENSGPALYLLIILSVTALTTALITLRLLIRRLVNPVDELTHSVRSIAGGHNSPINISGTNELQSIVADINTIVSVHRGKISSLENAIEEKQKSMREMAILNELMGFTTSETKFEIIMKNLVDRTKDLVKSEYCAAIIFEPGSYLTRFFVTSRDSQNPPAVSLSPEGFFKKLLRNQSPLRVPSGHSNTVSKTADSVCCSQQCLNLTELNLEVRDLLAVPLIFSSELLGLLLTANKIDGTFEQDDEDKLMNFAFQAFQIIAMHDKIANLAITDGLTGLNNHRHFQERLMEEVEMSRRYGRSLSLLILDIDHFKAFNDAHGHQAGDTALKMIASLIEEQVRRTDFAARYGGEEFSIIMPETVYSGAKIFAERLRKKIAGTPFPCSDGEKALITVSIGFSSIPENTKDKNELIEMADRALYYAKEHGRNASYGFADTRSKHTKLKH, from the coding sequence ATGAAACTTAAACAAAGGTTAAATCTGATAAGCTTTTTCATCACCGCCGCCCTATTCACTGCAATATGCGCCTCATATCAGCTAATCACTGCCGCTTCTGAAAATTCAGGCCCTGCGCTTTATCTGTTAATAATTCTATCCGTAACTGCACTAACCACCGCCCTGATAACCCTGAGATTGCTGATACGCAGGCTGGTTAATCCTGTTGATGAACTGACACATTCAGTCCGGAGCATAGCCGGAGGACATAATTCCCCGATTAACATCAGCGGCACGAATGAACTGCAGTCAATCGTTGCTGATATTAACACTATAGTTTCAGTACACAGAGGGAAAATATCCTCTCTTGAAAATGCGATTGAAGAAAAACAAAAGTCCATGCGGGAAATGGCAATTCTGAATGAACTCATGGGCTTTACAACATCTGAAACAAAATTTGAAATCATCATGAAAAATCTCGTAGACAGGACCAAGGATCTTGTTAAATCAGAGTATTGCGCTGCCATAATTTTTGAGCCCGGGTCGTACTTAACAAGATTTTTTGTCACAAGCCGGGACTCCCAGAATCCCCCTGCAGTCAGCCTTTCACCTGAAGGTTTTTTCAAGAAACTGTTGCGGAATCAGTCGCCTTTAAGGGTTCCCTCCGGTCACAGCAACACGGTGAGCAAGACAGCAGACAGCGTCTGCTGCTCACAGCAGTGTTTAAATCTCACGGAATTAAATTTAGAGGTCCGAGACCTGTTGGCCGTACCTTTGATATTCTCCTCCGAGCTTTTGGGATTACTGCTGACAGCCAATAAAATTGACGGCACCTTTGAGCAGGACGATGAAGATAAGCTCATGAATTTTGCATTCCAGGCATTTCAGATAATTGCAATGCACGACAAGATAGCAAACCTCGCAATTACCGACGGCCTTACCGGTCTCAACAATCACAGGCATTTTCAGGAAAGATTAATGGAAGAAGTTGAAATGTCAAGGCGCTATGGAAGGTCTCTCTCCCTGCTGATTCTTGACATTGATCATTTTAAGGCGTTTAATGACGCGCACGGACATCAGGCAGGAGATACGGCGCTCAAAATGATTGCCTCCTTAATAGAGGAACAGGTGCGCCGCACGGACTTCGCCGCACGGTACGGCGGAGAGGAATTCAGTATAATAATGCCTGAGACCGTTTACAGCGGCGCAAAGATATTTGCAGAAAGACTGCGGAAAAAAATCGCCGGAACTCCGTTCCCCTGCTCGGACGGCGAAAAGGCGCTTATAACCGTGAGCATCGGCTTTTCATCCATACCTGAAAATACAAAAGATAAAAATGAGCTGATTGAAATGGCGGACAGGGCGCTGTATTATGCCAAGGAGCATGGACGAAATGCCTCTTATGGTTTCGCAGATACCCGGTCAAAGCATACAAAGCTGAAGCACTAA
- a CDS encoding aminotransferase class I/II-fold pyridoxal phosphate-dependent enzyme, whose translation MENVKWFKSKLQNLRVKNLLRKLTLIDSAKGPKISIAGKQFINFSSNDYLGLSQRPEIIKSAVSAFKKYGFGSGSSRLLCGTYIPHKKLEERIAEFKKTESALLFNTGYAANTGIIPAIASAGWTILSDELNHASIIDGLRLSKAEIKIYRHRDTNHLEALLKKSTKNNFIVTDAVFSMDGDIAPLKDIAFLSKKYKALLMIDDAHGTG comes from the coding sequence ATGGAAAACGTGAAATGGTTCAAAAGCAAACTCCAAAATCTCAGGGTTAAGAACCTCCTTAGAAAACTCACCTTAATTGACTCTGCAAAAGGTCCAAAGATTTCAATTGCCGGGAAACAGTTCATCAATTTTTCCTCAAATGATTATTTAGGGTTATCACAGCGCCCGGAGATTATCAAATCAGCCGTATCCGCCTTTAAAAAATATGGTTTCGGCTCAGGCTCCTCAAGGCTTTTATGCGGCACTTACATCCCGCACAAAAAACTTGAGGAGCGTATCGCAGAGTTCAAAAAAACAGAATCCGCCTTGCTCTTTAATACAGGTTATGCCGCAAACACCGGAATCATACCTGCCATAGCAAGCGCAGGGTGGACCATCCTGAGCGATGAACTTAACCATGCAAGTATTATTGACGGCTTGAGACTTTCAAAAGCTGAAATTAAAATTTACAGGCACAGGGATACAAATCATCTGGAAGCGCTTCTTAAAAAATCCACAAAAAACAATTTTATTGTCACAGATGCGGTATTCAGCATGGACGGCGATATCGCACCCTTGAAAGATATCGCATTCCTTTCAAAAAAATACAAAGCCCTGCTTATGATTGACGACGCCCATGGCACCGG